One genomic segment of Scyliorhinus canicula chromosome 10, sScyCan1.1, whole genome shotgun sequence includes these proteins:
- the LOC119972926 gene encoding chymotrypsin-like elastase family member 2A, with the protein MFKYLLLTLCLRAVAANPLSGRVVAGQEARPHSWPWQASLQFAYEHDPDFFQHMCGGSLISANWILTAAHCIVDVPGRFAVVLGEHNLERKGNEYLRHIQLIITHPRWNPIALEKGNDIALLRMAQPAYSTPDIQIANLPSLNKVLPNGYLCYITGWGLTQPFGLPSPTLQQALLPVVDHATCTSPYWWSYMVTENMVCAGGDGVMGGCQGDSGGPLNCQNEAGLWVIYGIVSFGPISCIVDKKPTVFTRVSAYTDWVYQTMEQNGGM; encoded by the exons ATGTTCAAGTACCTGCTCTTGACTCTCTGCCTCA GGGCTGTCGCTGCAAACCCATTGTCAGGACGTGTCGTTGCTGGGCAGGAAGCAAGACCACACAGCTGGCCCTGGCAG GCCTCTCTGCAGTTTGCTTATGAGCATGATCCTGATTTCTTTCAACATATGTGTGGTGGATCCCTAATTTCTGCAAATTGGATACTGACTGCTGCTCATTGTATTGTTGA CGTCCCAGGAAGATTTGCTGTTGTCCTTGGAGAGCACAATCTGGAGAGGAAGGGCAATGAATATTTGAGACATATTCAGTTGATTATCACTCATCCTAGATGGAATCCAATTGCACTTGAAAAAGG GAATGACATCGCCCTACTCCGAATGGCACAGCCTGCATATTCCACGCCTGATATACAGATCGCAAACTTACCAAGCTTAAATAAGGTCCTACCCAATGGCTATCTATGTTACATCACTGGATGGGGTTTAACGCAAC CTTTTGgtctcccctctcccactctgcAGCAAGCTCTGCTCCCTGTGGTGGACCATGCTACGTGCACATCTCCATACTGGTGGTCATACATGGTCACCGAAAACATGGTCTGTGCAGGGGGTGATGGTGTGATGGGTGGATGTCAG GGAGATTCTGGCGGTCCCCTGAACTGTCAGAATGAAGCTGGACTGTGGGTTATCTATGGCATTGTAAGCTTCGGACCAATCTCTTGTATTGTGGACAAGAAGCCCACAGTTTTTACTCGGGTGTCAGCCTATACCGACTGGGTTTATCAG ACCATGGAACAAAATGGTGGCATGTAA